One genomic region from Anguilla rostrata isolate EN2019 chromosome 2, ASM1855537v3, whole genome shotgun sequence encodes:
- the LOC135248491 gene encoding caskin-2-like isoform X4, with translation MGKEQDLLQAVKNGDLPSAQKLLAKVKANRSKLLGSTKRLNVNYQDSDGFSALHHAALTGTTDLISLLLEAQATVDIKDSNGMRPLHYAAWQGKADSVLMLLRAGASVNGCSHDGQIPLHLAAQYGHYDVSEMLLQHQSNPCLINKAKKTPLDLACEFGRLKVAQLLLSSNMIVALLEGERRDGSDSSFNTPLHLAARNGHKDIIRLLLKAGIDINRATKAGTALHEAALYGKTEVVRLLLDAGIDVNIRNTYNQTALDIVNQFTTSHASKDIKQLLRDATGVLQVRALKDYWNLHDPTALNIRAGDIIMVLEQHMDGRWKGHIHDTQKGTDRVGYFPPSIVEVLSRRSGGTLSRHSSLPTQRQQFLSRAPPNSSLSIVPQTDDSYTLYAPPPHLAFPRANGLEDNAAGDRNSVGSTGSVGSTRSAGSGQSTESNSTHNGPPQPGAPPDPNKPAPPVGEAVQQSSTGPDPGKQPDQPQGAPRRSLIPLRSGEQGFSQHFIRPEQLLEGRDAEAIYQWLSEFQLEQYTGNFLSAGYDVPTISRMTPEDLTAIGVTKPGHRKKISMEIGNLTIPEWLPDYIPSDLVEWLSAIGLPQYHKKLSENGYDSISIVRDITWEDLQEIGIIKLGHQKKMMLAVKRLCDIQKARNLAEGQGTLRRKLPAALELVAIEPPESGDCPSPHTPKMLTFQDSELSAELQTAMSNNYGGCQEGLAMRSAAAAAMSASQESIGTRSRGSGHSQEPPLASAAPHSRSQESLGSADSGGRPGGSPAKERNIPEGWDQRQAQPSKLALLQQSPASLTPPHTPSKAGFSYPAVPAKPKANASPVLPYHAAPQGSPAHKAFSYLHPHCGSPLAKPLPSAHGLPINGEALRPKKRTQSLTRHALSDGEPDEDEAPAVPSSSLASYATLTRRPGRSQLARPQTAGERSVGRSQSFAIRARRKGPPPPPPKRLSSVSGGGGAEPPEPEPPCEGGVETESVGSVRSITAMLETGGGVGPGPGPGPGPGSQREPSSPVPPPKPALPAPRDPAAGRRRTLSEPGACQTDQPDGDGGVKSDTEEEGRAGPGLDGSSSPQNSSSECIPFAEEGNLTIKQRPKAGGPLRPEPAPAPRTPELPEFNLKESDTVKRRHKPKESASPTEEGGAEPPPPAPPAQEGSGRDFQSDEDVGLRIAEMERSLQCLEKGGSPAKPQKPPVSPKPASPQKPATAARPLLYPSAPAAAGGASVNVTVMQSVAFTAPSLGCPLSPAAPALCQAARPGKAQACVPGPEPGPGCVLVHKRLEQTSTSLEAALKAVERKLILEDTTDGGTNTVKSAGNILDDIGNMFDDLADQLDAMLD, from the exons TCTGAAATGCTGCTGCAGCACCAGTCGAACCCGTGCCTGATCAACAAGGCCAAGAAGACGCCGCTGGACCTGGCCTGTGAATTTGGGAGGCTGAAG gttgcTCAGCTGCTGTTGAGCAGTAACATGATTGTGGCTCtgttggagggagagaggagggacggCTCGGACTCCAGCTTCAACACTCCGCTTCACCTCGCCGCTCGTAACGGTCACAAGGACATCATCAG GCTGCTTCTGAAAGCCGGCATTGACATCAACAGGGCCACCAAGGCTGGCACCGCCTTGCACGAGGCTGCCCTCTATGGGAAAACAGAAGTAGTGCGGCTGCTGTTGGAC GCTGGAATTGACGTCAACATCCGCAACACCTACAACCAGACAGCGCTGGACATTGTCAACCAGTTCACCACGTCGCACGCCAGTAAAGACATCAAGCAGCTCCTGAGAG ATGCTACAGGAGTCCTACAGGTGAGAGCTCTAAAGGACTACTGGAACTTGCATGACCCCACAGCACTCAACATCCGCGCGGGAGACATTATCATG GTCCTGGAGCAGCACATGGACGGGCGCTGGAAGGGGCACATCCACGACACCCAGAAAGGCACTGACCGCGTGGGCTACTTCCCCCCCTCCATCGTGGAAGTCCTCAGCCGACGGTCAG GGGGCACCCTCTCCCGGCACTCCTCTCTGCCCACCCAGCGTCAGCAGTTCCTGTCGCGAGCCCCCCCCAACTCCAGCTTGAGTATCGTCCCGCAGACTGACGACTCCTACACCCTGTAcgcgcccccccctcacctcgcCTTCCCCCGCGCCAACGGCCTGGAGGACAACGCAG ctggGGACAGGAACAGCGTGGGCAGCACTGGCAGCGTGGGCAGCACCCGCAGCGCTGGCAGCGGGCAGAGCACGGAGAGCAACAGCACCCACAACGGCCCGCCGCAGCCGGGCGCGCCCCCGGACCCGAACAAG CCAGCGCCCCCTGTTGGCGAAGCGGTGCAGCAGTCGAGCACAGGCCCTGACCCCGGCAAACAGCCCGATCAGCCTCAAG GGGCCCCCCGGCGCAGTCTGATCCCCCTGCGGTCCGGAGAGCAGGGCTTCTCCCAGCACTTCATCCGCCCCGAGCAGCTGCTGGAGGGCCGG gaCGCCGAGGCCATCTACCAGTGGCTGAGCGAGTTCCAGCTGGAGCAGTACACTGGGAACTTCCTGAGCGCCGGATACGACGTGCCCACCATCAGCAGGATGACCCCTGAG GACCTCACCGCCATCGGCGTCACCAAGCCCGGCCACCGCAAGAAGATCTCCATGGAGATAGGGAACCTGACCATCCCCGAGTGGTTGCCGGACTACATCCCG TCGGACCTGGTGGAGTGGCTCAGCGCTATCGGGCTGCCTCAGTATCATAAGAAGCTGTCGGAGAACGGCTACGACTCCATCAGCATCGTCAGGGACATCACCTGGGAGGACCTGCAGGAGATCGGCATCATAAAGCTGG GCCACCAGAAGAAGATGATGCTGGCGGTGAAGAGGCTGTGTGACATACAGAAGGCCCGGAACCTGGCGGAGGGGCAGGGCACCCTGCGGCGGAAGCTCCCGGCCGCCCTGGAGCTGGTGGCCATCGAGCCCCCGGAGAGCGGGGACTGCCCCTCGCCCCACACGCCCAAAATGCTCACCTTCCAGGACAGCGAGCTGAGCGCCGAGCTGCAGACCGCCATGTCCAACAACTACGGCGGCTGCCAGGAGGGGCTGGCCATgaggagcgcggcggcggccgccATGTCGGCCAGCCAGGAGAGCATCGGCACGCGCTCCCGCGGCTCGGGCCACTCCCAGGAGCCCCCGCTGGCCTCGGCCGCGCCCCACAGCCGCTCCCAGGAGAGCCTGGGCAGCGCCGACAGCGGCGGCAGGCCCGGCGGCAGCCCGGCCAAGGAGCGCAACATTCCGGAGGGATGGGACCAGCGGCAGGCCCAGCCCTCCAAGCTGgcgctgctgcagcagagcccGGCCAGCCTGACtccgccccacacccccagcaaGGCGGGCTTCTCCTACCCGGCCGTCCCCGCCAAGCCCAAAGCCAACGCCTCGCCCGTCCTGCCTTACCACGCCGCCCCCCAGGGCTCCCCGGCCCACAAGGCCTTCAGCTACCTGCACCCCCACTGCGGCAGCCCGCTggccaagcccctcccctccgcccacGGCCTGCCAATCAACGGCGAGGCGCTGCGGCCCAAGAAGCGCACGCAGAGCCTGACGCGCCACGCCCTGTCGGACGGCGAGCCGGACGAGGACGAGGCGCCGGCCGTGCCCTCGAGCTCCCTGGCGTCCTACGCCACCCTCACCCGGCGGCCCGGCCGCAGCCAGCTGGCCCGCCCGCAGACCGCCGGCGAGCGCAGCGTGGGCCGCAGCCAGTCCTTCGCCATCCGCGCCCGCCGGAAaggcccgcccccgccgccgcccaaGCGCCTCAGCTCCGTcagcggcggcgggggggcggagccgcccGAGCCTGAGCCGCCGTgcgagggaggggtggagacgGAGAGCGTGGGCAGCGTGAGGAGCATCACCGCCATGCTGGAGACCGGCGGGGGGgtcggccccggccccggccccggccccggccccgggtCCCAGCGCGAGCCCTCCTCCCCGGTGCCCCCGCCCAAACCGGCGCTGCCGGCCCCCCGCGACCCCGCCGCGGGCCGCAGGAGGACGCTGAGCGAGCCGGGCGCCTGCCAGACGGACCAGCccgacggggacgggggggtgaaGTCGGACACGGAGGAGgagggccgggccgggccggggctGGACGGCTCCTCCTCGCCCCAGAACAGCTCCAGCGAGTGCATCCCCTTCGCCGAGGAGGGCAACCTCACCATCAAGCAGCGGCCCAAGGCCGGCGGGCCGCTCAGACCCGAGCCCGCGCCCGCGCCCCGGACCCCGGAGCTGCCTGAGTTCAACCTGAAGGAGTCGGACACGGTCAAGCGCCGGCACAAGCCCAAGGAGTCGGCCTCGCCCACTGAGGAGGGGGGCGCcgagcccccgcccccggccccgcccgcccaggAGGGGAGCGGCCGGGACTTCCAGAGCGACGAGGACGTGGGCCTGCGCATCGCTGAGATGGAGAGGAGCCTGCAGTGCCTGGAGAAGGGCGGCTCGCCCGCAAAGCCCCAAAAACCCCCCGTCTCCCCGAAGCCCGCCAGCCCCCAGAAACCCGCCACTGCCGCCAGACCGCTCCTGTacccctctgctcctgctgcag cagggggagctagTGTGAATGTCACCGTGATGCAGAGCGTGGCCTTCACTGCCCCCTCCCTGGGCTGCCCGCTGTCCCCAGCAGCGCCTGCTCTCTGCCAGGCAGCCAGGCCAGGAAAGGCCCAGGCCTGTGTGCCAGGCCCAGAGCCAGGCCCAGGGTGCGTGCTGGTTCATAAGCGGCTGGAGCAGACCAGCACCTCCCTGGAGGCGGCGCTGAAGGCAGTGGAGAGGAAACTCATCTTGGAGGACACCACCGATGG CGGCACCAACACGGTGAAATCTGCGGGGAACATTCTGGACGATATCGGTAACATGTTCGATGACCTAGCTGACCAGCTGGATGCCATGCTGGACtga
- the LOC135248491 gene encoding caskin-2-like isoform X3, whose translation MGQVALCVRPELLGSTKRLNVNYQDSDGFSALHHAALTGTTDLISLLLEAQATVDIKDSNGMRPLHYAAWQGKADSVLMLLRAGASVNGCSHDGQIPLHLAAQYGHYDVSEMLLQHQSNPCLINKAKKTPLDLACEFGRLKVAQLLLSSNMIVALLEGERRDGSDSSFNTPLHLAARNGHKDIIRLLLKAGIDINRATKAGTALHEAALYGKTEVVRLLLDAGIDVNIRNTYNQTALDIVNQFTTSHASKDIKQLLRDATGVLQVRALKDYWNLHDPTALNIRAGDIIMVLEQHMDGRWKGHIHDTQKGTDRVGYFPPSIVEVLSRRSGGTLSRHSSLPTQRQQFLSRAPPNSSLSIVPQTDDSYTLYAPPPHLAFPRANGLEDNAGTPPDSPSLFSEPASPSEDVWVLRNSLPAGDRNSVGSTGSVGSTRSAGSGQSTESNSTHNGPPQPGAPPDPNKPAPPVGEAVQQSSTGPDPGKQPDQPQGAPRRSLIPLRSGEQGFSQHFIRPEQLLEGRDAEAIYQWLSEFQLEQYTGNFLSAGYDVPTISRMTPEDLTAIGVTKPGHRKKISMEIGNLTIPEWLPDYIPSDLVEWLSAIGLPQYHKKLSENGYDSISIVRDITWEDLQEIGIIKLGHQKKMMLAVKRLCDIQKARNLAEGQGTLRRKLPAALELVAIEPPESGDCPSPHTPKMLTFQDSELSAELQTAMSNNYGGCQEGLAMRSAAAAAMSASQESIGTRSRGSGHSQEPPLASAAPHSRSQESLGSADSGGRPGGSPAKERNIPEGWDQRQAQPSKLALLQQSPASLTPPHTPSKAGFSYPAVPAKPKANASPVLPYHAAPQGSPAHKAFSYLHPHCGSPLAKPLPSAHGLPINGEALRPKKRTQSLTRHALSDGEPDEDEAPAVPSSSLASYATLTRRPGRSQLARPQTAGERSVGRSQSFAIRARRKGPPPPPPKRLSSVSGGGGAEPPEPEPPCEGGVETESVGSVRSITAMLETGGGVGPGPGPGPGPGSQREPSSPVPPPKPALPAPRDPAAGRRRTLSEPGACQTDQPDGDGGVKSDTEEEGRAGPGLDGSSSPQNSSSECIPFAEEGNLTIKQRPKAGGPLRPEPAPAPRTPELPEFNLKESDTVKRRHKPKESASPTEEGGAEPPPPAPPAQEGSGRDFQSDEDVGLRIAEMERSLQCLEKGGSPAKPQKPPVSPKPASPQKPATAARPLLYPSAPAAAGGASVNVTVMQSVAFTAPSLGCPLSPAAPALCQAARPGKAQACVPGPEPGPGCVLVHKRLEQTSTSLEAALKAVERKLILEDTTDGGTNTVKSAGNILDDIGNMFDDLADQLDAMLD comes from the exons TCTGAAATGCTGCTGCAGCACCAGTCGAACCCGTGCCTGATCAACAAGGCCAAGAAGACGCCGCTGGACCTGGCCTGTGAATTTGGGAGGCTGAAG gttgcTCAGCTGCTGTTGAGCAGTAACATGATTGTGGCTCtgttggagggagagaggagggacggCTCGGACTCCAGCTTCAACACTCCGCTTCACCTCGCCGCTCGTAACGGTCACAAGGACATCATCAG GCTGCTTCTGAAAGCCGGCATTGACATCAACAGGGCCACCAAGGCTGGCACCGCCTTGCACGAGGCTGCCCTCTATGGGAAAACAGAAGTAGTGCGGCTGCTGTTGGAC GCTGGAATTGACGTCAACATCCGCAACACCTACAACCAGACAGCGCTGGACATTGTCAACCAGTTCACCACGTCGCACGCCAGTAAAGACATCAAGCAGCTCCTGAGAG ATGCTACAGGAGTCCTACAGGTGAGAGCTCTAAAGGACTACTGGAACTTGCATGACCCCACAGCACTCAACATCCGCGCGGGAGACATTATCATG GTCCTGGAGCAGCACATGGACGGGCGCTGGAAGGGGCACATCCACGACACCCAGAAAGGCACTGACCGCGTGGGCTACTTCCCCCCCTCCATCGTGGAAGTCCTCAGCCGACGGTCAG GGGGCACCCTCTCCCGGCACTCCTCTCTGCCCACCCAGCGTCAGCAGTTCCTGTCGCGAGCCCCCCCCAACTCCAGCTTGAGTATCGTCCCGCAGACTGACGACTCCTACACCCTGTAcgcgcccccccctcacctcgcCTTCCCCCGCGCCAACGGCCTGGAGGACAACGCAG GTACGCCACCCGACAGCCCCAGCCTCTTCTCTGAGCCAGCTAGTCCCAGTGAGGACGTATGGGTCCTCAGGAACTCTCTCCCTG ctggGGACAGGAACAGCGTGGGCAGCACTGGCAGCGTGGGCAGCACCCGCAGCGCTGGCAGCGGGCAGAGCACGGAGAGCAACAGCACCCACAACGGCCCGCCGCAGCCGGGCGCGCCCCCGGACCCGAACAAG CCAGCGCCCCCTGTTGGCGAAGCGGTGCAGCAGTCGAGCACAGGCCCTGACCCCGGCAAACAGCCCGATCAGCCTCAAG GGGCCCCCCGGCGCAGTCTGATCCCCCTGCGGTCCGGAGAGCAGGGCTTCTCCCAGCACTTCATCCGCCCCGAGCAGCTGCTGGAGGGCCGG gaCGCCGAGGCCATCTACCAGTGGCTGAGCGAGTTCCAGCTGGAGCAGTACACTGGGAACTTCCTGAGCGCCGGATACGACGTGCCCACCATCAGCAGGATGACCCCTGAG GACCTCACCGCCATCGGCGTCACCAAGCCCGGCCACCGCAAGAAGATCTCCATGGAGATAGGGAACCTGACCATCCCCGAGTGGTTGCCGGACTACATCCCG TCGGACCTGGTGGAGTGGCTCAGCGCTATCGGGCTGCCTCAGTATCATAAGAAGCTGTCGGAGAACGGCTACGACTCCATCAGCATCGTCAGGGACATCACCTGGGAGGACCTGCAGGAGATCGGCATCATAAAGCTGG GCCACCAGAAGAAGATGATGCTGGCGGTGAAGAGGCTGTGTGACATACAGAAGGCCCGGAACCTGGCGGAGGGGCAGGGCACCCTGCGGCGGAAGCTCCCGGCCGCCCTGGAGCTGGTGGCCATCGAGCCCCCGGAGAGCGGGGACTGCCCCTCGCCCCACACGCCCAAAATGCTCACCTTCCAGGACAGCGAGCTGAGCGCCGAGCTGCAGACCGCCATGTCCAACAACTACGGCGGCTGCCAGGAGGGGCTGGCCATgaggagcgcggcggcggccgccATGTCGGCCAGCCAGGAGAGCATCGGCACGCGCTCCCGCGGCTCGGGCCACTCCCAGGAGCCCCCGCTGGCCTCGGCCGCGCCCCACAGCCGCTCCCAGGAGAGCCTGGGCAGCGCCGACAGCGGCGGCAGGCCCGGCGGCAGCCCGGCCAAGGAGCGCAACATTCCGGAGGGATGGGACCAGCGGCAGGCCCAGCCCTCCAAGCTGgcgctgctgcagcagagcccGGCCAGCCTGACtccgccccacacccccagcaaGGCGGGCTTCTCCTACCCGGCCGTCCCCGCCAAGCCCAAAGCCAACGCCTCGCCCGTCCTGCCTTACCACGCCGCCCCCCAGGGCTCCCCGGCCCACAAGGCCTTCAGCTACCTGCACCCCCACTGCGGCAGCCCGCTggccaagcccctcccctccgcccacGGCCTGCCAATCAACGGCGAGGCGCTGCGGCCCAAGAAGCGCACGCAGAGCCTGACGCGCCACGCCCTGTCGGACGGCGAGCCGGACGAGGACGAGGCGCCGGCCGTGCCCTCGAGCTCCCTGGCGTCCTACGCCACCCTCACCCGGCGGCCCGGCCGCAGCCAGCTGGCCCGCCCGCAGACCGCCGGCGAGCGCAGCGTGGGCCGCAGCCAGTCCTTCGCCATCCGCGCCCGCCGGAAaggcccgcccccgccgccgcccaaGCGCCTCAGCTCCGTcagcggcggcgggggggcggagccgcccGAGCCTGAGCCGCCGTgcgagggaggggtggagacgGAGAGCGTGGGCAGCGTGAGGAGCATCACCGCCATGCTGGAGACCGGCGGGGGGgtcggccccggccccggccccggccccggccccgggtCCCAGCGCGAGCCCTCCTCCCCGGTGCCCCCGCCCAAACCGGCGCTGCCGGCCCCCCGCGACCCCGCCGCGGGCCGCAGGAGGACGCTGAGCGAGCCGGGCGCCTGCCAGACGGACCAGCccgacggggacgggggggtgaaGTCGGACACGGAGGAGgagggccgggccgggccggggctGGACGGCTCCTCCTCGCCCCAGAACAGCTCCAGCGAGTGCATCCCCTTCGCCGAGGAGGGCAACCTCACCATCAAGCAGCGGCCCAAGGCCGGCGGGCCGCTCAGACCCGAGCCCGCGCCCGCGCCCCGGACCCCGGAGCTGCCTGAGTTCAACCTGAAGGAGTCGGACACGGTCAAGCGCCGGCACAAGCCCAAGGAGTCGGCCTCGCCCACTGAGGAGGGGGGCGCcgagcccccgcccccggccccgcccgcccaggAGGGGAGCGGCCGGGACTTCCAGAGCGACGAGGACGTGGGCCTGCGCATCGCTGAGATGGAGAGGAGCCTGCAGTGCCTGGAGAAGGGCGGCTCGCCCGCAAAGCCCCAAAAACCCCCCGTCTCCCCGAAGCCCGCCAGCCCCCAGAAACCCGCCACTGCCGCCAGACCGCTCCTGTacccctctgctcctgctgcag cagggggagctagTGTGAATGTCACCGTGATGCAGAGCGTGGCCTTCACTGCCCCCTCCCTGGGCTGCCCGCTGTCCCCAGCAGCGCCTGCTCTCTGCCAGGCAGCCAGGCCAGGAAAGGCCCAGGCCTGTGTGCCAGGCCCAGAGCCAGGCCCAGGGTGCGTGCTGGTTCATAAGCGGCTGGAGCAGACCAGCACCTCCCTGGAGGCGGCGCTGAAGGCAGTGGAGAGGAAACTCATCTTGGAGGACACCACCGATGG CGGCACCAACACGGTGAAATCTGCGGGGAACATTCTGGACGATATCGGTAACATGTTCGATGACCTAGCTGACCAGCTGGATGCCATGCTGGACtga